A stretch of DNA from Streptomyces xanthii:
GGGAGTCGATGAACCCCTCCCACGCGGTGGGGGTGAACAGGAGCGCGGGCCCGGCCGGGTCCTTGGAGTCGCGGACGGCGAGCCGCCCGGCCACGGCCCGGCCGTTCGGCCGGGCCGTCTCGACACAGTTGTTGGCACCCGTGCTGCGGCTGCTGCGGCGCCATCGCGCGGCGCCCAGGAGCGCGGTGGTGGGGACGGTGGGACCGTGCCGAGGGGGAGCGGTCATGGTGCCTCCTTACCCAGCGCCGGGGCAGCGCGAGGCGTCGGCGTCCTCGCCTGTCCGGCGATCTGTGCGATGAATTCCAGCGAGTCATCGGGCGGAAGTGCGTGGAGCAGGAGAGCGTCGAAGGCGTGTGCGTACGCCCTGAGGTCTTCTTTCCGCTCGAGATAGAGGCTATTCGTCAAATGGTCGAGGACGACCACATCCAGATCGGATGTGTTCGGAAACGAGAAGACTACGAACGGTCCGGTCAGGCCGATGTGCCCGCCCGCCGTGAACGGAAGCACCTGGATCCGGAC
This window harbors:
- a CDS encoding DUF397 domain-containing protein, coding for MTAPPRHGPTVPTTALLGAARWRRSSRSTGANNCVETARPNGRAVAGRLAVRDSKDPAGPALLFTPTAWEGFIDSLR